One stretch of Roseimicrobium sp. ORNL1 DNA includes these proteins:
- a CDS encoding zinc-dependent metalloprotease: MNALPSYLVAMLVTVATVVALSGQNAAPAPAPAPAAPAPQKPDPVPATTPANKPKDPAPAATTEKKTADSNAPKPATTAPAPAPSAAKPAPAPAKPVAEAAKPQQPAPAPGTPAPPTPPGARKPEAENKAKTKDIAAQPKPVPANPEPPKKKTLEEVTKNCEDDKGLFRVYRDKENGTVFLFVKKQQLDKEFIYFSHTVDGVVGAGRNRGQFGDETVFTIHRNYEKMEFVARNTAYYFDPEHPLARAARANVSDAVLAMEPIVAENEEGILINAGNLFLRETLRQVKPSGKEDGKSLLGKLSENKTKFVRTKSFSRNTLFVVEYVYENPSPPRQDDDEKSAQDVTDPRYVSVKVQHTLIAMPENDYQPRFDDARVGYFMTQLTDQTSTEATPWRDFIHRWHLVKKDPNAPLSEPVEPIVWWIENTTPREFRPIIMEAGLKWNQSFEKIGFKNAVVIKEQPDDANWDADDIDYNVLRWTSSPKPPFGGYGPSFVNPRTGQILGSDVMLEFSFVKNRLFARRLWSEVGIVGMDATQGGGADEHACMAGNLTQQGMMFGTNMMRLRKADQIDFDELVKESLTQLILHELGHTLGLNHNFRASGMLSPDDLQKRELTQKSALSGSVMDYMPLNLGPDKAHQGQYYITDPGPYDHWAIEYGYSVALPDAVAEKERLAVIAGRSHEPQLAFANDADDMRGAGKAIDPRAMIFDMSSDPIAYGAKRCEMVKQATGKLLEEYPKEGTSWQELTNAYVSLTSDAGNALTAISRYVGGVYVERPFVGQVKQHAPQPLRPVEVEKQRAAMQTLAKYAFAADSWTAPEVLVAHMQQQRRGFDFRSEGEDPKLHERSLKIQRGLLDHLMHVNTQNRILDSALYGNKYPLHEVMRDLTSAIILGEGEKSVISTQRQNLQLDYVDRLLGMVQGRGHLPAAQSVALAQLRTIQEHFKMLAPGAPEANRPHVEFVLYKIGRGLDEKGR, from the coding sequence ATGAACGCGCTCCCCTCCTATCTCGTGGCCATGCTGGTCACGGTGGCTACCGTGGTTGCCCTGAGTGGGCAAAACGCGGCTCCAGCCCCTGCACCCGCTCCAGCGGCTCCCGCGCCGCAGAAGCCTGACCCAGTGCCTGCCACGACCCCGGCCAACAAGCCAAAGGATCCTGCGCCCGCCGCGACGACTGAGAAGAAGACGGCGGACAGCAATGCCCCCAAGCCTGCCACCACGGCTCCTGCCCCTGCCCCTTCTGCCGCCAAGCCAGCTCCGGCCCCGGCCAAGCCTGTTGCAGAGGCAGCAAAGCCCCAGCAACCTGCTCCTGCACCCGGCACTCCTGCCCCGCCCACTCCTCCCGGTGCACGTAAGCCCGAGGCGGAAAATAAGGCGAAGACCAAGGACATCGCTGCACAACCCAAACCTGTGCCGGCGAATCCGGAGCCTCCGAAGAAGAAGACGCTCGAAGAGGTCACCAAGAACTGCGAAGACGACAAGGGTCTCTTCCGTGTGTACCGCGACAAGGAGAACGGCACGGTCTTCCTCTTCGTGAAGAAGCAACAGCTCGATAAGGAATTCATCTACTTTTCCCACACCGTGGATGGCGTGGTGGGCGCGGGCAGAAACCGTGGGCAGTTTGGCGATGAGACGGTGTTCACCATCCACCGGAACTATGAGAAGATGGAGTTCGTTGCGCGCAACACCGCGTACTACTTCGATCCTGAGCATCCGCTGGCCCGCGCGGCACGTGCCAATGTGAGCGATGCGGTGCTGGCCATGGAACCCATCGTGGCGGAGAATGAGGAGGGCATCCTCATCAATGCGGGCAATCTCTTCCTGCGCGAGACGCTGCGCCAGGTGAAGCCGAGCGGCAAGGAAGATGGCAAGTCCCTGCTCGGCAAGCTCTCGGAAAACAAGACGAAGTTCGTCCGCACGAAGTCCTTCTCACGGAATACGCTCTTCGTCGTGGAGTACGTATATGAGAATCCCTCGCCGCCGAGACAGGATGACGATGAGAAGTCCGCGCAGGACGTGACGGATCCGCGCTACGTGAGCGTGAAGGTGCAGCATACGCTCATCGCGATGCCGGAGAATGACTACCAACCGCGCTTCGATGATGCGCGTGTGGGCTATTTCATGACCCAGCTTACGGACCAGACCTCCACGGAGGCCACGCCCTGGCGCGACTTCATTCACCGCTGGCATCTGGTGAAGAAGGATCCGAATGCGCCGCTGAGCGAGCCGGTGGAGCCGATCGTGTGGTGGATTGAAAATACCACGCCGCGTGAATTCCGACCCATCATCATGGAAGCTGGTCTGAAGTGGAACCAGTCGTTTGAGAAGATTGGGTTCAAGAATGCAGTCGTCATCAAGGAACAGCCGGATGATGCAAACTGGGATGCGGATGACATCGACTACAACGTACTGCGCTGGACGTCCTCGCCGAAGCCGCCCTTCGGTGGGTATGGACCGAGCTTTGTGAATCCGCGTACGGGTCAGATTCTCGGCTCGGACGTGATGCTGGAGTTCAGCTTTGTGAAGAACCGCCTCTTCGCCCGCCGTCTGTGGAGCGAAGTGGGCATCGTGGGCATGGATGCAACACAGGGAGGTGGCGCCGATGAACACGCCTGCATGGCTGGAAATCTCACACAGCAGGGAATGATGTTCGGCACGAACATGATGCGCCTGCGCAAGGCGGATCAGATCGATTTCGACGAACTGGTGAAGGAGAGCCTCACGCAACTCATCCTGCATGAACTGGGGCATACCCTTGGGCTGAACCACAACTTCCGCGCGAGCGGCATGCTCAGCCCGGACGATTTGCAGAAGCGGGAACTGACGCAGAAGTCGGCGCTCAGCGGCTCGGTGATGGACTACATGCCGCTGAACCTCGGGCCGGACAAGGCGCATCAGGGGCAGTACTACATCACGGATCCGGGGCCGTATGATCACTGGGCCATCGAGTATGGCTACAGTGTGGCGCTTCCGGATGCCGTGGCTGAGAAGGAAAGGCTGGCAGTCATTGCCGGACGGTCGCACGAGCCGCAGCTCGCCTTTGCCAACGATGCGGATGACATGCGCGGTGCGGGCAAGGCTATTGATCCACGCGCCATGATCTTTGACATGAGCAGCGACCCGATTGCCTACGGCGCGAAGCGGTGTGAGATGGTGAAACAGGCCACGGGCAAGCTGCTGGAAGAGTATCCCAAGGAAGGCACCAGCTGGCAGGAGCTGACGAATGCGTACGTCTCCCTCACCTCAGACGCGGGGAATGCGCTCACGGCCATCTCCCGCTATGTGGGTGGTGTGTACGTGGAGCGTCCTTTCGTGGGGCAGGTGAAGCAGCATGCGCCGCAACCTCTGCGTCCCGTGGAGGTGGAGAAGCAGCGTGCTGCGATGCAGACCCTGGCGAAGTATGCCTTCGCCGCGGATTCATGGACGGCCCCTGAAGTGCTTGTTGCTCACATGCAGCAGCAGCGCCGTGGGTTCGACTTCCGTAGTGAGGGTGAAGATCCCAAACTTCACGAGCGCTCACTGAAGATCCAACGCGGTCTGCTGGACCACCTCATGCACGTGAATACGCAGAACCGCATTCTCGACAGCGCGCTGTATGGAAACAAGTACCCGCTGCACGAGGTGATGCGCGATCTCACCTCCGCGATCATCCTTGGCGAGGGCGAAAAGAGTGTCATCTCCACCCAGCGGCAGAACCTGCAGCTCGACTATGTGGATCGCTTGCTCGGCATGGTGCAGGGTCGCGGGCATCTGCCGGCGGCGCAGAGTGTGGCCCTTGCCCAACTCCGCACCATCCAGGAGCATTTCAAGATGCTCGCGCCTGGCGCACCCGAAGCAAATCGCCCGCACGTTGAATTCGTGCTCTACAAGATTGGACGCGGGCTGGATGAGAAGGGACGGTGA
- the alaS gene encoding alanine--tRNA ligase, protein MTSAQIRQAFLDFFKEKQHTIVPSSSLMPDSPNLLFTNAGMNQFVPIFLGQIECPYKPGRAADTQKCIRAGGKHNDLDDVGLDTYHHTFFEMLGNWSFGDYFKKEAIAWSWELIVERFKFPPQRVYASIYQPDPGDPSERDQEAWDLWAEKFRGVGLDPDIHIVNGNKKDNFWMMGETGPCGPCSEIHIDLTPEDRTEELEKRGAKLVNAGVPECIEIWNNVFIQFNANPDGTFTPLPAQHVDTGMGFERLASIIQGTKNFADFKNAKISNYETDVFRPIFDEIEKLSGKKYGSTLPKSGSTGDTEQEKEDVAFRVIADHIRTLSFAIADGIQPGNTNRNYVLRRILRRAVRYGRTLGFKEPFFYKLVDVLAQNMGDVFPEIRARKEHVKSVLKTEEESFNRTLDKGIALFEAEVEEAKTITGAFAFKLYDEQGFPLDLTELMARERGLKVDIAGFEVLMEEQRKRSQGAQVRQVIALSEIETKEPTKFIGYDKLTTPATVLEVVSMKDKTAVVLDHSTAYAEMGGQVGDSAVLIHGADSWRVTNTQKSGNTWLHFVDGDEAPAKGSKVELEVNADRRNAIERHHTVTHLLHWALHEVVSKEATQKGSFVGPDKLTFDFNNAALTPQQVRDVEKLVNERIVENSHVSWQEVPYSEIKARPDIMQFFGDKYGDTVRVVQIGGQPRALNGYSMELCGGTHTRATGEIGLFRILSESAVSAGQRRIEAIAGLTAYEQALEDSLRIAALAQTLGTPLADLEKRIDGLLSQQKDLEKQLKALQQKQAAAAANELLSKVTTGASGVPLIAAQVAGTGDELQGLAEALKGRFQGVVTLVGAAGDQVALVASVSPEHAKAIQAGKIIQTIAPIVGGKGGGRPDFARGAGKDASKIGDALAKVKELVG, encoded by the coding sequence ATGACCTCCGCGCAAATCCGCCAAGCCTTCCTCGATTTCTTCAAGGAGAAGCAGCATACCATCGTGCCCTCCTCCAGCCTGATGCCGGATTCGCCGAACCTGCTCTTCACGAACGCGGGGATGAACCAGTTCGTGCCGATCTTCCTGGGCCAGATCGAATGCCCCTACAAGCCGGGCCGCGCGGCGGATACGCAGAAGTGCATTCGCGCCGGCGGCAAGCACAATGACCTGGATGACGTGGGTCTGGATACCTACCACCACACCTTCTTTGAGATGCTGGGGAACTGGTCCTTCGGCGACTACTTCAAGAAGGAGGCGATTGCGTGGTCCTGGGAACTCATCGTGGAGCGTTTCAAGTTCCCGCCGCAGCGTGTGTACGCGAGCATCTATCAGCCTGACCCTGGCGACCCCTCCGAGCGCGACCAGGAGGCGTGGGACCTCTGGGCGGAGAAGTTCCGTGGCGTGGGTCTGGACCCCGACATCCACATCGTAAACGGGAACAAGAAGGACAACTTCTGGATGATGGGTGAGACCGGCCCCTGCGGCCCGTGCAGCGAAATCCACATCGACCTCACTCCGGAAGACCGTACCGAGGAACTCGAGAAGCGTGGCGCGAAGCTGGTGAATGCCGGCGTGCCCGAGTGCATTGAGATCTGGAACAACGTGTTCATCCAGTTTAACGCCAATCCCGATGGTACCTTCACCCCGCTGCCCGCGCAGCACGTGGATACCGGCATGGGCTTTGAGCGCCTTGCGTCCATCATCCAGGGCACGAAGAATTTTGCGGACTTCAAGAACGCGAAGATCAGCAACTACGAGACCGATGTCTTCCGCCCCATCTTCGACGAGATCGAAAAGCTGAGCGGCAAGAAGTATGGCAGCACGCTGCCGAAGAGCGGCTCGACCGGTGACACCGAGCAGGAGAAGGAAGACGTGGCCTTCCGCGTGATTGCGGACCACATCCGCACCCTGAGCTTCGCGATTGCGGATGGCATTCAGCCTGGTAACACGAATCGCAATTACGTGCTGCGTCGCATCCTGCGCCGCGCGGTGCGTTATGGCCGTACTCTCGGCTTCAAGGAGCCTTTCTTCTACAAGCTTGTCGACGTGCTCGCCCAGAACATGGGAGATGTGTTTCCCGAGATTCGCGCGCGGAAGGAGCATGTGAAGTCCGTGCTGAAGACGGAAGAGGAATCCTTCAATCGCACGCTGGACAAGGGTATTGCGCTTTTCGAAGCTGAGGTGGAGGAAGCGAAGACCATCACGGGGGCGTTTGCCTTCAAGTTGTATGATGAACAGGGATTTCCGTTGGACCTGACCGAACTGATGGCCCGCGAGCGTGGCCTGAAAGTCGACATCGCGGGATTCGAAGTTCTCATGGAAGAGCAGAGGAAGCGCTCTCAAGGCGCTCAAGTGAGGCAGGTCATTGCGCTCAGTGAGATCGAAACCAAGGAGCCCACGAAGTTCATCGGCTACGACAAGCTCACCACGCCTGCCACGGTGTTGGAAGTGGTATCCATGAAGGACAAGACCGCAGTGGTGTTGGATCACAGCACTGCCTATGCGGAAATGGGTGGTCAAGTGGGCGACAGCGCCGTGCTCATCCATGGCGCGGACTCCTGGCGCGTGACGAATACCCAGAAGTCTGGCAACACCTGGCTGCACTTCGTGGACGGAGATGAAGCTCCCGCAAAAGGATCCAAGGTAGAGCTTGAAGTGAACGCGGACCGTCGCAATGCCATCGAGCGTCATCATACGGTGACGCACTTGTTGCACTGGGCGCTGCATGAAGTGGTCTCCAAGGAGGCAACGCAAAAGGGTTCCTTCGTGGGGCCTGATAAGCTCACGTTTGACTTCAACAACGCTGCGCTCACGCCCCAGCAGGTGCGTGATGTGGAGAAGTTGGTGAATGAGCGCATCGTGGAGAACTCCCACGTTTCCTGGCAGGAGGTGCCGTACAGCGAGATCAAGGCGCGTCCGGACATCATGCAGTTCTTCGGCGACAAGTATGGCGATACTGTCCGCGTCGTTCAGATCGGCGGCCAGCCGCGTGCGCTGAATGGCTACAGCATGGAACTCTGCGGTGGCACTCACACACGTGCCACGGGTGAAATTGGTCTTTTCCGCATCCTCAGTGAAAGCGCGGTGTCTGCAGGTCAGCGCCGTATTGAGGCCATCGCGGGACTCACCGCCTATGAACAAGCGTTGGAGGACAGCTTGCGCATCGCCGCGCTCGCTCAAACGCTGGGAACACCGCTTGCGGACCTGGAGAAGCGCATTGATGGTCTGCTTTCGCAGCAGAAGGACCTCGAGAAGCAACTCAAGGCGTTGCAGCAGAAGCAAGCGGCTGCGGCTGCGAACGAGCTGCTGAGCAAGGTGACCACCGGCGCCTCCGGCGTGCCGCTGATTGCTGCGCAGGTGGCGGGCACGGGTGACGAACTCCAGGGCCTGGCCGAAGCGCTCAAGGGCCGCTTCCAGGGCGTGGTGACGCTCGTGGGCGCTGCGGGCGATCAGGTGGCTCTCGTGGCTTCTGTCTCACCCGAGCACGCGAAGGCCATCCAGGCCGGCAAGATCATCCAGACCATTGCCCCGATTGTCGGCGGCAAGGGCGGCGGTCGTCCGGACTTCGCGCGTGGCGCGGGCAAGGATGCCTCGAAGATCGGTGATGCGCTGGCGAAGGTGAAGGAATTGGTGGGCTGA
- a CDS encoding DUF4282 domain-containing protein translates to MDETPTTTEARAEEKKDMLDALLDLSFRTAITPKIARWLYIMGLVVSGLLAAKWVLAAFSVGQGGGLFAGVMSLFFAPVLFVIYALITRVFLEVVLAIFFIADTLKEIERGKR, encoded by the coding sequence ATGGACGAAACTCCCACCACCACTGAGGCCCGAGCGGAGGAAAAGAAGGACATGCTTGATGCCCTGCTGGACCTCTCCTTCCGCACCGCCATCACCCCGAAGATTGCCCGCTGGCTGTACATCATGGGGCTGGTCGTCTCCGGCCTGCTGGCCGCCAAGTGGGTACTCGCGGCATTCAGCGTGGGCCAGGGCGGCGGCCTCTTTGCAGGTGTCATGTCGCTGTTTTTCGCCCCCGTCCTGTTCGTCATCTACGCGCTCATCACCCGCGTGTTTTTGGAGGTCGTCCTGGCCATCTTTTTCATCGCGGATACGCTCAAGGAGATCGAGCGTGGGAAGAGGTAA
- a CDS encoding type II secretion system F family protein, with amino-acid sequence MSMTNRQRAQLFHEMGKLLRAGVHMDRSVDLLLEQRPAAPVRSWLEGLRQGLAARLTVADAVAKNGSTRALETSLLAAGEKGGKLEDSFDHLARYYDLRQRSRDKAIGALIYPFILLHLGLFVPDFGGIMRGEGFGGLIPDFVKRLIIAWVLILGVAVIAKAALKAAGTSTAVDGLLNSIPLVGGVRRHWALARFCQVFQTCLLAALRVSDSLRLAGDASQSAVLNDAGKTAAAKVEQGEQLTPSMRGTGAFPVTFMQSVATAEETGTMDIEMGRWAAAESELAAQAQNRAAEWLPRIFYVIVVFYVAYRIVSSFSSYFTELNKML; translated from the coding sequence ATGTCCATGACAAACCGCCAGCGCGCGCAGCTTTTCCATGAAATGGGGAAACTCCTGCGCGCAGGGGTGCACATGGACCGCTCCGTGGATCTCCTTCTGGAGCAGCGCCCTGCAGCGCCCGTGCGGAGCTGGCTCGAGGGCCTGCGCCAGGGTCTTGCCGCGCGACTCACCGTGGCGGATGCCGTGGCCAAAAACGGCTCCACACGTGCCTTGGAAACCAGCCTCCTCGCGGCCGGGGAAAAGGGCGGCAAGCTGGAGGATTCCTTCGACCATCTGGCGCGCTATTACGACCTGCGCCAGCGGAGCCGGGACAAGGCGATTGGCGCACTCATCTACCCCTTCATCCTCCTGCACCTCGGCCTCTTCGTGCCGGACTTCGGCGGCATCATGCGCGGAGAGGGATTCGGCGGACTGATTCCGGACTTCGTGAAACGGCTAATCATCGCCTGGGTCCTGATTCTCGGCGTGGCCGTCATCGCGAAGGCGGCCTTGAAAGCCGCAGGCACGTCCACAGCAGTGGACGGGCTGCTGAACTCCATTCCTCTCGTCGGAGGCGTCCGTCGTCACTGGGCATTGGCACGCTTCTGCCAGGTGTTTCAGACCTGCCTGCTCGCCGCTCTGCGAGTCTCAGACTCCTTGAGGCTGGCGGGAGACGCCTCTCAAAGCGCCGTGCTGAACGACGCCGGAAAAACGGCGGCAGCAAAGGTCGAACAAGGAGAGCAGCTCACGCCCTCCATGCGCGGCACCGGTGCCTTTCCCGTCACCTTCATGCAGTCCGTGGCCACTGCGGAAGAAACTGGCACCATGGACATCGAAATGGGCCGCTGGGCCGCCGCGGAGTCTGAATTGGCCGCCCAGGCGCAAAACCGGGCAGCAGAGTGGCTGCCACGCATCTTCTACGTCATTGTCGTCTTCTACGTCGCGTACCGGATCGTCAGTTCATTTTCGAGCTATTTCACCGAGCTCAACAAGATGTTATGA
- a CDS encoding TlpA disulfide reductase family protein — MANQLTGVFDAALQISVQRLNGLLATMHQNRWEKEQNAASKLPTFPHADKIRLGPPPFGIDPHLLRLAVQAHHHQMEQTGKGSGIGLPSVSSMLESLPPEIAAVAGENLPNWENLTSLSADSTSIARGLAEVQISAPFVILANGDINKVTVHVFVRARYLADTPSHLLPERIHGEVRIGYELKREGNSLKVVPPEDDSKVSFISNTTLPHVVTAAITKEIGILVRERFRPSLVDFTSDFGFAGSFKAIGSGTSQVLAIPISLTGGVPVGSANSLNNAWLGNQDFALAVSKEFVGTQFEPALAPLRGFSVRITVNVDALIFGFSVAQFTLRILDARLEWSAGLVTLRVDAKLLASAIFGSIQESYDIAITQGMHFQLAPRTITLTAVDSDLKVTGAPDEFGIPDAAWKAARDARNRALPAVQQMVPKIFQNAESPEIGKGALLRIGIALRRFDPVLAVEYKNIEVNTNGLIVRGSISGGKRMAPIADIRSADDGDSYTALHSWIPGGRIEKLVWGMYEKVPFQKALAGTGLLWTLPWEGMPKFSGEETEHFMFPHAWTLPRSTTVCLTIYGSRRNLRGVVEDGDEVWGADNTHGLCAPVVLPPIFILPNWKKFEIPNIWPDFTGELILEDLVFAHIDAAAHDWPAGELTTNHLVHFLDWNAEQPMQAIHEALALMKKKRFALTLVVVVPQGSLKVHRTEMEAKLGLDGPHEKVGQKEGQSPVHIQIAEDLNQGWSEMFHASSTPATFFVNARQEPVWGVDGAVDPGELAAVLDKEIVPAPAAKGRLPEPAIRPGNLLPSISFIDDQGSFIRLEDFSEKELMLCFWKSTSQPSLRELQRLQEIQKTDGELIIVGLCGDEDAEVISRIRDQYQLSFILGQDPDRHIARSLKVRCWPTTLRVGREGILHSTQFGYPMKQGLGKE; from the coding sequence ATGGCAAACCAACTGACGGGAGTTTTCGATGCGGCCCTGCAGATCAGCGTGCAGCGCCTCAATGGTCTGCTGGCCACCATGCATCAAAACCGCTGGGAGAAGGAGCAGAACGCAGCCTCCAAGCTGCCCACCTTCCCGCACGCGGACAAGATTCGCCTGGGGCCGCCGCCCTTTGGCATCGATCCTCACCTCCTGCGCCTGGCAGTGCAAGCTCATCACCACCAGATGGAGCAAACAGGAAAAGGCTCTGGAATCGGCCTTCCCAGTGTCTCCAGCATGCTGGAAAGCCTGCCTCCAGAGATAGCCGCAGTGGCGGGGGAGAACCTTCCAAATTGGGAGAATCTCACCTCCCTCTCGGCAGACAGCACCAGCATCGCACGCGGGCTGGCTGAGGTACAAATCTCCGCGCCTTTCGTGATCCTCGCCAATGGCGACATCAACAAGGTCACGGTGCATGTCTTCGTACGCGCACGATACCTCGCGGACACTCCCAGCCATCTGCTACCGGAGCGTATTCATGGAGAGGTGCGCATCGGTTATGAATTGAAGCGCGAGGGCAACTCTCTCAAGGTCGTGCCCCCGGAAGACGACAGCAAGGTTTCCTTCATCTCCAACACCACGCTGCCCCACGTCGTCACCGCTGCCATCACGAAGGAAATCGGCATCCTCGTGCGCGAACGCTTCCGTCCCAGCCTGGTGGATTTCACCAGCGACTTTGGCTTCGCGGGCTCATTCAAGGCGATCGGCAGCGGCACCAGCCAGGTGCTCGCGATCCCGATATCCCTCACGGGCGGGGTGCCTGTGGGAAGCGCGAACAGCCTCAACAATGCCTGGCTGGGAAATCAGGACTTCGCCCTCGCGGTGAGCAAGGAGTTCGTGGGAACGCAATTCGAGCCTGCGCTGGCTCCGCTGCGCGGTTTCAGCGTGAGGATCACGGTGAATGTGGATGCCCTGATTTTCGGTTTCAGTGTCGCTCAATTCACGCTGCGCATCCTGGACGCGAGGTTGGAGTGGAGTGCCGGGCTCGTGACGCTGCGAGTCGATGCCAAGCTCCTGGCCTCCGCCATATTTGGATCGATTCAAGAATCGTACGACATCGCCATCACCCAGGGGATGCACTTTCAGTTGGCGCCGCGCACGATCACCCTCACGGCCGTGGACAGCGATCTGAAAGTCACGGGCGCACCAGACGAGTTCGGCATCCCTGACGCAGCGTGGAAGGCGGCACGCGATGCCCGCAATCGAGCCCTGCCCGCGGTGCAGCAGATGGTTCCAAAGATCTTTCAGAACGCCGAGTCCCCTGAGATCGGCAAGGGAGCGCTCCTGCGCATTGGAATCGCCCTGCGTCGGTTCGACCCGGTTCTCGCGGTGGAATACAAGAACATCGAGGTCAATACCAATGGCCTGATTGTGCGCGGCTCCATCTCCGGCGGGAAGCGCATGGCGCCGATTGCCGACATCCGAAGCGCCGACGATGGCGACAGTTACACGGCACTGCATAGCTGGATACCTGGAGGTCGTATCGAAAAGCTGGTCTGGGGCATGTACGAAAAGGTGCCCTTCCAGAAGGCACTCGCGGGCACAGGGCTGTTGTGGACCCTTCCGTGGGAAGGCATGCCCAAGTTCTCCGGAGAGGAGACGGAGCATTTCATGTTCCCCCATGCATGGACGCTGCCTCGCAGCACCACCGTGTGCCTCACCATCTATGGCTCCCGGAGAAATCTCAGAGGCGTGGTGGAAGACGGAGACGAGGTGTGGGGAGCAGACAACACCCACGGGCTGTGCGCGCCGGTCGTGCTCCCACCGATCTTCATTCTGCCGAACTGGAAGAAGTTCGAGATCCCCAACATCTGGCCGGACTTCACCGGTGAACTGATTCTCGAAGATCTCGTCTTTGCCCACATCGACGCCGCCGCACATGACTGGCCCGCGGGTGAACTAACCACCAATCACCTTGTGCATTTCCTGGACTGGAATGCGGAGCAACCCATGCAGGCCATTCATGAGGCCCTGGCTTTGATGAAGAAGAAAAGGTTCGCCCTCACCCTCGTGGTCGTGGTGCCTCAAGGAAGCCTCAAGGTGCATCGCACCGAAATGGAAGCGAAGCTGGGCCTCGACGGGCCGCACGAGAAGGTCGGGCAAAAGGAAGGCCAGTCTCCGGTGCACATCCAGATCGCGGAAGATCTCAACCAGGGCTGGTCCGAGATGTTCCACGCGAGCAGCACACCCGCCACCTTCTTTGTGAATGCCCGGCAGGAGCCTGTCTGGGGCGTCGATGGCGCAGTGGATCCTGGGGAACTCGCAGCCGTGCTGGACAAGGAAATCGTGCCTGCCCCCGCCGCCAAAGGCCGGCTCCCGGAGCCTGCCATCCGCCCCGGCAACCTCCTGCCTTCTATCAGCTTCATCGATGACCAGGGCAGCTTCATACGGCTGGAGGACTTTTCCGAGAAGGAACTGATGCTCTGCTTCTGGAAGTCGACGTCCCAACCCTCTCTCCGCGAATTGCAGCGCTTGCAGGAGATTCAGAAAACCGACGGCGAGCTCATCATCGTGGGACTTTGCGGCGACGAGGACGCGGAGGTCATCTCGCGCATTCGTGACCAGTACCAACTCTCCTTCATCCTGGGGCAGGATCCAGACCGGCACATTGCCCGCAGCCTGAAGGTGCGCTGCTGGCCCACCACCCTGCGTGTCGGGCGGGAAGGCATCCTTCACAGCACCCAGTTTGGCTATCCCATGAAGCAGGGCTTGGGGAAGGAGTGA
- the recA gene encoding recombinase RecA: MARAPKEAPSSETAAQNKIAEARARNLDQAIQQIQKDYGEGAILRMDDSSKVDVSVIPTGNLLIDQALGVGGFPRGRIVEVYGPESSGKTTLTLTVIAQAQKTGGLAAFIDVEHALDPGYARKLGVKMEELLVSQPSSGEEALRICETLVRSNALDVIVIDSVAALVTRQELEGEIGDATVGAQARLMSAALRKLTAIISKARTCCVFTNQIREKVGIMFGNPETTPGGKALKFYASTRIDIRRIGAIKSTDGTVTGNRTKVKIVKNKLAPPYTEAEFDLMYNEGISGVGSLLDLALEFDILQKRGSWISYKGTQLAQGRDACKEALKGDATLYAEVEVAVKEKLAEKNGTAASKGGGGSSSSSDGESAGE; this comes from the coding sequence ATGGCCCGCGCACCGAAAGAAGCACCCTCCTCTGAAACCGCCGCACAGAACAAGATTGCCGAGGCGCGGGCGCGGAACCTGGACCAAGCCATCCAGCAAATCCAGAAGGACTACGGCGAAGGCGCCATCCTCCGCATGGATGACAGCTCCAAGGTAGACGTGAGCGTCATCCCCACCGGGAACCTCCTCATCGACCAGGCCCTTGGCGTGGGCGGCTTCCCCCGCGGCCGTATCGTAGAAGTGTACGGCCCGGAATCCTCCGGTAAGACGACCCTCACCCTGACGGTCATCGCCCAAGCCCAGAAGACAGGCGGCCTCGCCGCCTTCATTGACGTGGAGCACGCCCTCGACCCCGGCTACGCCCGCAAGCTCGGCGTGAAGATGGAGGAGCTCCTCGTCTCCCAGCCCAGCAGCGGTGAAGAAGCCCTGCGCATCTGCGAAACTCTCGTGCGCTCAAACGCGCTGGACGTCATCGTCATCGACTCCGTGGCCGCCCTCGTGACGCGGCAGGAACTCGAGGGTGAAATCGGCGACGCCACCGTGGGCGCCCAGGCCCGCCTCATGAGCGCCGCCCTGAGAAAACTCACCGCCATCATCAGCAAGGCCCGCACCTGCTGCGTCTTCACGAACCAGATTCGTGAGAAGGTGGGCATCATGTTCGGCAATCCCGAAACGACCCCGGGCGGCAAGGCCCTGAAATTCTACGCCAGCACCCGTATCGACATCCGCCGCATCGGCGCCATCAAGTCCACGGATGGCACGGTCACGGGCAACCGCACCAAGGTGAAGATCGTGAAGAACAAGCTCGCGCCTCCCTACACGGAAGCCGAGTTCGACCTCATGTACAACGAGGGCATCAGCGGCGTTGGTTCCTTGCTGGACCTTGCGCTGGAGTTCGACATCCTACAGAAGCGCGGCTCCTGGATCAGCTACAAGGGCACGCAACTCGCCCAAGGCCGCGACGCCTGCAAGGAAGCCCTGAAGGGTGACGCCACGCTCTACGCCGAGGTCGAAGTCGCCGTGAAGGAGAAACTCGCTGAGAAGAATGGAACCGCCGCAAGCAAGGGCGGTGGCGGTAGCAGCAGCAGCAGTGACGGTGAGTCCGCTGGAGAGTAA